A genomic segment from Equus przewalskii isolate Varuska chromosome X, EquPr2, whole genome shotgun sequence encodes:
- the KLHL13 gene encoding kelch-like protein 13 isoform X3, with amino-acid sequence MSRPPPPETRAAGRCAVLIRLREVMDHLHRGESVAAILRNRSLVEEEDQHMKLSLGSSEMGLSSHLQSSKAGATRIFTSNTHSSVVLQGFDQLRLEGLLCDVTLMPGDTDDAFPVHRVMMASASDYFKAMFTGGMKEQDLMCIKLHGVSKVGLRKIIDFIYTAKLSLNMDNLQDTLEAASFLQILPVLDFCKVFLISGVTLDNCVEVGRIANTYNLTEVDKYVNSFVLKNFPALLSTGEFLKLPFERLAFVLSSNSLKHCTELELFKATCRWLRLEEPRMDFAAKLMKNIRFPLMTPQELINYVQTVDFMRTDNTCVNLLLEASNYQMMPYMQPVMQSDRTAIRSDTTHLVTLGGVLRQQLVVSKELRMYDEKAHEWKSLAPMDAPRYQHGIAVIGNFLYVVGGQSNYDTKGKTAVDTVFRFDPRYNKWMQVASLNEKRTFFHLSALKGYLYAVGGRNAAGELPTVECYNPRTNEWTYVAKMSEPHYGHAGTVYGGVMYISGGITHDTFQKELMCFDPDTDKWIQKAPMTTVRGLHCMCTVGERLYVIGGNHFRGTSDYDDVLSCEYYSPILDQWTPIAAMLRGQSDVGVAVFENKIYVVGGYSWNNRCMVEIVQKYDPDKDEWHKVFDLPESLGGIRACTLTVFPPEETTPSPSRESPLSAP; translated from the exons atctcTAGTGGAAGAGGAAGACCAACACATGAAATTGTCCCTTGGAAGCAGCGAAATGGGCCTCTCATCCCATTTGCAGTCTTCCAAGGCAGGAGCTACACGCATCTTTACCAGCAATACCCACAGTTCTGTGGTGTTACAG GGCTTTGACCAGCTTCGACTTGAAGGATTGCTTTGTGATGTGACCCTGATGCCGGGTGACACAGACGATGCCTTCCCTGTGCACAGAGTCATGATGGCCTCTGCTAGTGATTACTTCAAGGCTATGTTCACAG GTGGAATGAAAGAACAAGATTTAATGTGCATTAAGCTTCATGGTGTGAGCAAAGTCGGTTTAAGGaaaattattgatttcatttatacTGCAAAGCTTTCTCTTAATATGGACAACCTTCAAGACACACTGGAAGCTGCCAGTTTTCTACAGATTCTACCGGTTTTGGACTTCTGCAAAGTGTTTCTCATATCTGGG GTCACTTTAGACAACTGTGTCGAAGTTGGGCGGATTGCCAACACCTACAATCTGACAGAAGTGGATAAATATGTTAACAGTTTCGTCTTGAAGAATTTTCCTGCGTTGCTCAGCACCGGGGAGTTCTTGAAACTCCCTTTTGAACGTCTTGCCTTCGTGCTTTCCAGTAATAGCCTTAAACATTGCACTGAACTTGAGCTCTTTAAGGCTACCTGTCGCTGGCTACGCCTAGAAGAGCCTCGGATGGACTTTGCTGCCAAGTTAATGAAGAACATACGATTTCCACTGATGACACCGCAGGAGCTCATTAATTACGTGCAAACCGTGGATTTCATGAGAACTGACAATACTTGTGTGAATCTCCTTTTGGAAGCCAGCAATTACCAAATGATGCCATATATGCAGCCAGTTATGCAGTCAGACAGGACTGCCATTCGGTCTGACACCACTCACTTGGTTACACTAGGAGGAGTGCTGAGGCAGCAGCTAGTTGTCAGCAAGGAATTGCGCATGTATGATGAAAAGGCCCACGAGTGGAAATCGTTAGCCCCCATGGATGCCCCAAGGTACCAGCATGGCATTGCCGTCATTGGAAATTTCCTCTATGTCGTTGGTGGACAGAGTAATTatgacacaaaaggaaaaacgGCAGTCGATACTGTCTTCAGATTTGATCCTCGATATAATAAATGGATGCAAGTTGCATCTTTGAATGAAAAGCGCACCTTCTTCCACCTAAGTGCCCTCAAAGGATATCTGTATGCAGTCGGTGGGCGAAACGCAGCTGGTGAACTGC cTACAGTAGAATGTTACAATCCAAGAACAAATGAGTGGACCTATGTTGCCAAAATGAGTGAGCCCCATTATGGCCATGCTGGAACAGTGTATGGAGGAGTAATGTATATTTCAG gaGGAATTACTCATGACACTTTCCAAAAGGAGCTCATGTGCTTTGACCCTGATACTGACAAATGGATCCAGAAGGCGCCGATGACCACCGTCAGAGGTCTGCATTGCATGTGTACAGTGGGAGAAAGGCTCTATGTCATTGGTGGCAACCACTTCAGAGGAACGAGTGATTATGATGATGTCCTAAGCTGTGAATACTACTCACCTATCCTTGACCAGTGGACCCCAATTGCTGCCATGTTAAGAGGGCAGAGTGATGTTGGGGTCGctgtctttgaaaataaaatctacgTGGTTGGTGGGTATTCCTGGAATAATCGTTGTATGGTAGAGATAGTGCAGAAATATGATCCAGATAAAGATGAATGGCATAAGGTTTTTGATCTCCCAGAGTCCCTTGGCGGCATCCGAGCTTGTACACTCACGGTTTTTCCACCTGAAGAAACCACACCATCACCTTCTAGAGAGTCCCCTCTTTCTGCACCTTAA
- the KLHL13 gene encoding kelch-like protein 13 isoform X1 has product MDHLHRGESVAAILRNRRRRQLSLKQADSKDIFKKPTSGSLVEEEDQHMKLSLGSSEMGLSSHLQSSKAGATRIFTSNTHSSVVLQGFDQLRLEGLLCDVTLMPGDTDDAFPVHRVMMASASDYFKAMFTGGMKEQDLMCIKLHGVSKVGLRKIIDFIYTAKLSLNMDNLQDTLEAASFLQILPVLDFCKVFLISGVTLDNCVEVGRIANTYNLTEVDKYVNSFVLKNFPALLSTGEFLKLPFERLAFVLSSNSLKHCTELELFKATCRWLRLEEPRMDFAAKLMKNIRFPLMTPQELINYVQTVDFMRTDNTCVNLLLEASNYQMMPYMQPVMQSDRTAIRSDTTHLVTLGGVLRQQLVVSKELRMYDEKAHEWKSLAPMDAPRYQHGIAVIGNFLYVVGGQSNYDTKGKTAVDTVFRFDPRYNKWMQVASLNEKRTFFHLSALKGYLYAVGGRNAAGELPTVECYNPRTNEWTYVAKMSEPHYGHAGTVYGGVMYISGGITHDTFQKELMCFDPDTDKWIQKAPMTTVRGLHCMCTVGERLYVIGGNHFRGTSDYDDVLSCEYYSPILDQWTPIAAMLRGQSDVGVAVFENKIYVVGGYSWNNRCMVEIVQKYDPDKDEWHKVFDLPESLGGIRACTLTVFPPEETTPSPSRESPLSAP; this is encoded by the exons atctcTAGTGGAAGAGGAAGACCAACACATGAAATTGTCCCTTGGAAGCAGCGAAATGGGCCTCTCATCCCATTTGCAGTCTTCCAAGGCAGGAGCTACACGCATCTTTACCAGCAATACCCACAGTTCTGTGGTGTTACAG GGCTTTGACCAGCTTCGACTTGAAGGATTGCTTTGTGATGTGACCCTGATGCCGGGTGACACAGACGATGCCTTCCCTGTGCACAGAGTCATGATGGCCTCTGCTAGTGATTACTTCAAGGCTATGTTCACAG GTGGAATGAAAGAACAAGATTTAATGTGCATTAAGCTTCATGGTGTGAGCAAAGTCGGTTTAAGGaaaattattgatttcatttatacTGCAAAGCTTTCTCTTAATATGGACAACCTTCAAGACACACTGGAAGCTGCCAGTTTTCTACAGATTCTACCGGTTTTGGACTTCTGCAAAGTGTTTCTCATATCTGGG GTCACTTTAGACAACTGTGTCGAAGTTGGGCGGATTGCCAACACCTACAATCTGACAGAAGTGGATAAATATGTTAACAGTTTCGTCTTGAAGAATTTTCCTGCGTTGCTCAGCACCGGGGAGTTCTTGAAACTCCCTTTTGAACGTCTTGCCTTCGTGCTTTCCAGTAATAGCCTTAAACATTGCACTGAACTTGAGCTCTTTAAGGCTACCTGTCGCTGGCTACGCCTAGAAGAGCCTCGGATGGACTTTGCTGCCAAGTTAATGAAGAACATACGATTTCCACTGATGACACCGCAGGAGCTCATTAATTACGTGCAAACCGTGGATTTCATGAGAACTGACAATACTTGTGTGAATCTCCTTTTGGAAGCCAGCAATTACCAAATGATGCCATATATGCAGCCAGTTATGCAGTCAGACAGGACTGCCATTCGGTCTGACACCACTCACTTGGTTACACTAGGAGGAGTGCTGAGGCAGCAGCTAGTTGTCAGCAAGGAATTGCGCATGTATGATGAAAAGGCCCACGAGTGGAAATCGTTAGCCCCCATGGATGCCCCAAGGTACCAGCATGGCATTGCCGTCATTGGAAATTTCCTCTATGTCGTTGGTGGACAGAGTAATTatgacacaaaaggaaaaacgGCAGTCGATACTGTCTTCAGATTTGATCCTCGATATAATAAATGGATGCAAGTTGCATCTTTGAATGAAAAGCGCACCTTCTTCCACCTAAGTGCCCTCAAAGGATATCTGTATGCAGTCGGTGGGCGAAACGCAGCTGGTGAACTGC cTACAGTAGAATGTTACAATCCAAGAACAAATGAGTGGACCTATGTTGCCAAAATGAGTGAGCCCCATTATGGCCATGCTGGAACAGTGTATGGAGGAGTAATGTATATTTCAG gaGGAATTACTCATGACACTTTCCAAAAGGAGCTCATGTGCTTTGACCCTGATACTGACAAATGGATCCAGAAGGCGCCGATGACCACCGTCAGAGGTCTGCATTGCATGTGTACAGTGGGAGAAAGGCTCTATGTCATTGGTGGCAACCACTTCAGAGGAACGAGTGATTATGATGATGTCCTAAGCTGTGAATACTACTCACCTATCCTTGACCAGTGGACCCCAATTGCTGCCATGTTAAGAGGGCAGAGTGATGTTGGGGTCGctgtctttgaaaataaaatctacgTGGTTGGTGGGTATTCCTGGAATAATCGTTGTATGGTAGAGATAGTGCAGAAATATGATCCAGATAAAGATGAATGGCATAAGGTTTTTGATCTCCCAGAGTCCCTTGGCGGCATCCGAGCTTGTACACTCACGGTTTTTCCACCTGAAGAAACCACACCATCACCTTCTAGAGAGTCCCCTCTTTCTGCACCTTAA
- the KLHL13 gene encoding kelch-like protein 13 isoform X7 has protein sequence MDHLHRGESVAAILRNRSLVEEEDQHMKLSLGSSEMGLSSHLQSSKAGATRIFTSNTHSSVVLQGFDQLRLEGLLCDVTLMPGDTDDAFPVHRVMMASASDYFKAMFTGGMKEQDLMCIKLHGVSKVGLRKIIDFIYTAKLSLNMDNLQDTLEAASFLQILPVLDFCKVFLISGVTLDNCVEVGRIANTYNLTEVDKYVNSFVLKNFPALLSTGEFLKLPFERLAFVLSSNSLKHCTELELFKATCRWLRLEEPRMDFAAKLMKNIRFPLMTPQELINYVQTVDFMRTDNTCVNLLLEASNYQMMPYMQPVMQSDRTAIRSDTTHLVTLGGVLRQQLVVSKELRMYDEKAHEWKSLAPMDAPRYQHGIAVIGNFLYVVGGQSNYDTKGKTAVDTVFRFDPRYNKWMQVASLNEKRTFFHLSALKGYLYAVGGRNAAGELPTVECYNPRTNEWTYVAKMSEPHYGHAGTVYGGVMYISGGITHDTFQKELMCFDPDTDKWIQKAPMTTVRGLHCMCTVGERLYVIGGNHFRGTSDYDDVLSCEYYSPILDQWTPIAAMLRGQSDVGVAVFENKIYVVGGYSWNNRCMVEIVQKYDPDKDEWHKVFDLPESLGGIRACTLTVFPPEETTPSPSRESPLSAP, from the exons atctcTAGTGGAAGAGGAAGACCAACACATGAAATTGTCCCTTGGAAGCAGCGAAATGGGCCTCTCATCCCATTTGCAGTCTTCCAAGGCAGGAGCTACACGCATCTTTACCAGCAATACCCACAGTTCTGTGGTGTTACAG GGCTTTGACCAGCTTCGACTTGAAGGATTGCTTTGTGATGTGACCCTGATGCCGGGTGACACAGACGATGCCTTCCCTGTGCACAGAGTCATGATGGCCTCTGCTAGTGATTACTTCAAGGCTATGTTCACAG GTGGAATGAAAGAACAAGATTTAATGTGCATTAAGCTTCATGGTGTGAGCAAAGTCGGTTTAAGGaaaattattgatttcatttatacTGCAAAGCTTTCTCTTAATATGGACAACCTTCAAGACACACTGGAAGCTGCCAGTTTTCTACAGATTCTACCGGTTTTGGACTTCTGCAAAGTGTTTCTCATATCTGGG GTCACTTTAGACAACTGTGTCGAAGTTGGGCGGATTGCCAACACCTACAATCTGACAGAAGTGGATAAATATGTTAACAGTTTCGTCTTGAAGAATTTTCCTGCGTTGCTCAGCACCGGGGAGTTCTTGAAACTCCCTTTTGAACGTCTTGCCTTCGTGCTTTCCAGTAATAGCCTTAAACATTGCACTGAACTTGAGCTCTTTAAGGCTACCTGTCGCTGGCTACGCCTAGAAGAGCCTCGGATGGACTTTGCTGCCAAGTTAATGAAGAACATACGATTTCCACTGATGACACCGCAGGAGCTCATTAATTACGTGCAAACCGTGGATTTCATGAGAACTGACAATACTTGTGTGAATCTCCTTTTGGAAGCCAGCAATTACCAAATGATGCCATATATGCAGCCAGTTATGCAGTCAGACAGGACTGCCATTCGGTCTGACACCACTCACTTGGTTACACTAGGAGGAGTGCTGAGGCAGCAGCTAGTTGTCAGCAAGGAATTGCGCATGTATGATGAAAAGGCCCACGAGTGGAAATCGTTAGCCCCCATGGATGCCCCAAGGTACCAGCATGGCATTGCCGTCATTGGAAATTTCCTCTATGTCGTTGGTGGACAGAGTAATTatgacacaaaaggaaaaacgGCAGTCGATACTGTCTTCAGATTTGATCCTCGATATAATAAATGGATGCAAGTTGCATCTTTGAATGAAAAGCGCACCTTCTTCCACCTAAGTGCCCTCAAAGGATATCTGTATGCAGTCGGTGGGCGAAACGCAGCTGGTGAACTGC cTACAGTAGAATGTTACAATCCAAGAACAAATGAGTGGACCTATGTTGCCAAAATGAGTGAGCCCCATTATGGCCATGCTGGAACAGTGTATGGAGGAGTAATGTATATTTCAG gaGGAATTACTCATGACACTTTCCAAAAGGAGCTCATGTGCTTTGACCCTGATACTGACAAATGGATCCAGAAGGCGCCGATGACCACCGTCAGAGGTCTGCATTGCATGTGTACAGTGGGAGAAAGGCTCTATGTCATTGGTGGCAACCACTTCAGAGGAACGAGTGATTATGATGATGTCCTAAGCTGTGAATACTACTCACCTATCCTTGACCAGTGGACCCCAATTGCTGCCATGTTAAGAGGGCAGAGTGATGTTGGGGTCGctgtctttgaaaataaaatctacgTGGTTGGTGGGTATTCCTGGAATAATCGTTGTATGGTAGAGATAGTGCAGAAATATGATCCAGATAAAGATGAATGGCATAAGGTTTTTGATCTCCCAGAGTCCCTTGGCGGCATCCGAGCTTGTACACTCACGGTTTTTCCACCTGAAGAAACCACACCATCACCTTCTAGAGAGTCCCCTCTTTCTGCACCTTAA
- the KLHL13 gene encoding kelch-like protein 13 isoform X6, with translation MWDACHSMSWRRRQLSLKQADSKDIFKKPTSGSLVEEEDQHMKLSLGSSEMGLSSHLQSSKAGATRIFTSNTHSSVVLQGFDQLRLEGLLCDVTLMPGDTDDAFPVHRVMMASASDYFKAMFTGGMKEQDLMCIKLHGVSKVGLRKIIDFIYTAKLSLNMDNLQDTLEAASFLQILPVLDFCKVFLISGVTLDNCVEVGRIANTYNLTEVDKYVNSFVLKNFPALLSTGEFLKLPFERLAFVLSSNSLKHCTELELFKATCRWLRLEEPRMDFAAKLMKNIRFPLMTPQELINYVQTVDFMRTDNTCVNLLLEASNYQMMPYMQPVMQSDRTAIRSDTTHLVTLGGVLRQQLVVSKELRMYDEKAHEWKSLAPMDAPRYQHGIAVIGNFLYVVGGQSNYDTKGKTAVDTVFRFDPRYNKWMQVASLNEKRTFFHLSALKGYLYAVGGRNAAGELPTVECYNPRTNEWTYVAKMSEPHYGHAGTVYGGVMYISGGITHDTFQKELMCFDPDTDKWIQKAPMTTVRGLHCMCTVGERLYVIGGNHFRGTSDYDDVLSCEYYSPILDQWTPIAAMLRGQSDVGVAVFENKIYVVGGYSWNNRCMVEIVQKYDPDKDEWHKVFDLPESLGGIRACTLTVFPPEETTPSPSRESPLSAP, from the exons atctcTAGTGGAAGAGGAAGACCAACACATGAAATTGTCCCTTGGAAGCAGCGAAATGGGCCTCTCATCCCATTTGCAGTCTTCCAAGGCAGGAGCTACACGCATCTTTACCAGCAATACCCACAGTTCTGTGGTGTTACAG GGCTTTGACCAGCTTCGACTTGAAGGATTGCTTTGTGATGTGACCCTGATGCCGGGTGACACAGACGATGCCTTCCCTGTGCACAGAGTCATGATGGCCTCTGCTAGTGATTACTTCAAGGCTATGTTCACAG GTGGAATGAAAGAACAAGATTTAATGTGCATTAAGCTTCATGGTGTGAGCAAAGTCGGTTTAAGGaaaattattgatttcatttatacTGCAAAGCTTTCTCTTAATATGGACAACCTTCAAGACACACTGGAAGCTGCCAGTTTTCTACAGATTCTACCGGTTTTGGACTTCTGCAAAGTGTTTCTCATATCTGGG GTCACTTTAGACAACTGTGTCGAAGTTGGGCGGATTGCCAACACCTACAATCTGACAGAAGTGGATAAATATGTTAACAGTTTCGTCTTGAAGAATTTTCCTGCGTTGCTCAGCACCGGGGAGTTCTTGAAACTCCCTTTTGAACGTCTTGCCTTCGTGCTTTCCAGTAATAGCCTTAAACATTGCACTGAACTTGAGCTCTTTAAGGCTACCTGTCGCTGGCTACGCCTAGAAGAGCCTCGGATGGACTTTGCTGCCAAGTTAATGAAGAACATACGATTTCCACTGATGACACCGCAGGAGCTCATTAATTACGTGCAAACCGTGGATTTCATGAGAACTGACAATACTTGTGTGAATCTCCTTTTGGAAGCCAGCAATTACCAAATGATGCCATATATGCAGCCAGTTATGCAGTCAGACAGGACTGCCATTCGGTCTGACACCACTCACTTGGTTACACTAGGAGGAGTGCTGAGGCAGCAGCTAGTTGTCAGCAAGGAATTGCGCATGTATGATGAAAAGGCCCACGAGTGGAAATCGTTAGCCCCCATGGATGCCCCAAGGTACCAGCATGGCATTGCCGTCATTGGAAATTTCCTCTATGTCGTTGGTGGACAGAGTAATTatgacacaaaaggaaaaacgGCAGTCGATACTGTCTTCAGATTTGATCCTCGATATAATAAATGGATGCAAGTTGCATCTTTGAATGAAAAGCGCACCTTCTTCCACCTAAGTGCCCTCAAAGGATATCTGTATGCAGTCGGTGGGCGAAACGCAGCTGGTGAACTGC cTACAGTAGAATGTTACAATCCAAGAACAAATGAGTGGACCTATGTTGCCAAAATGAGTGAGCCCCATTATGGCCATGCTGGAACAGTGTATGGAGGAGTAATGTATATTTCAG gaGGAATTACTCATGACACTTTCCAAAAGGAGCTCATGTGCTTTGACCCTGATACTGACAAATGGATCCAGAAGGCGCCGATGACCACCGTCAGAGGTCTGCATTGCATGTGTACAGTGGGAGAAAGGCTCTATGTCATTGGTGGCAACCACTTCAGAGGAACGAGTGATTATGATGATGTCCTAAGCTGTGAATACTACTCACCTATCCTTGACCAGTGGACCCCAATTGCTGCCATGTTAAGAGGGCAGAGTGATGTTGGGGTCGctgtctttgaaaataaaatctacgTGGTTGGTGGGTATTCCTGGAATAATCGTTGTATGGTAGAGATAGTGCAGAAATATGATCCAGATAAAGATGAATGGCATAAGGTTTTTGATCTCCCAGAGTCCCTTGGCGGCATCCGAGCTTGTACACTCACGGTTTTTCCACCTGAAGAAACCACACCATCACCTTCTAGAGAGTCCCCTCTTTCTGCACCTTAA
- the KLHL13 gene encoding kelch-like protein 13 isoform X4 has protein sequence MMRVQTLREKWAYWRRRQLSLKQADSKDIFKKPTSGSLVEEEDQHMKLSLGSSEMGLSSHLQSSKAGATRIFTSNTHSSVVLQGFDQLRLEGLLCDVTLMPGDTDDAFPVHRVMMASASDYFKAMFTGGMKEQDLMCIKLHGVSKVGLRKIIDFIYTAKLSLNMDNLQDTLEAASFLQILPVLDFCKVFLISGVTLDNCVEVGRIANTYNLTEVDKYVNSFVLKNFPALLSTGEFLKLPFERLAFVLSSNSLKHCTELELFKATCRWLRLEEPRMDFAAKLMKNIRFPLMTPQELINYVQTVDFMRTDNTCVNLLLEASNYQMMPYMQPVMQSDRTAIRSDTTHLVTLGGVLRQQLVVSKELRMYDEKAHEWKSLAPMDAPRYQHGIAVIGNFLYVVGGQSNYDTKGKTAVDTVFRFDPRYNKWMQVASLNEKRTFFHLSALKGYLYAVGGRNAAGELPTVECYNPRTNEWTYVAKMSEPHYGHAGTVYGGVMYISGGITHDTFQKELMCFDPDTDKWIQKAPMTTVRGLHCMCTVGERLYVIGGNHFRGTSDYDDVLSCEYYSPILDQWTPIAAMLRGQSDVGVAVFENKIYVVGGYSWNNRCMVEIVQKYDPDKDEWHKVFDLPESLGGIRACTLTVFPPEETTPSPSRESPLSAP, from the exons atctcTAGTGGAAGAGGAAGACCAACACATGAAATTGTCCCTTGGAAGCAGCGAAATGGGCCTCTCATCCCATTTGCAGTCTTCCAAGGCAGGAGCTACACGCATCTTTACCAGCAATACCCACAGTTCTGTGGTGTTACAG GGCTTTGACCAGCTTCGACTTGAAGGATTGCTTTGTGATGTGACCCTGATGCCGGGTGACACAGACGATGCCTTCCCTGTGCACAGAGTCATGATGGCCTCTGCTAGTGATTACTTCAAGGCTATGTTCACAG GTGGAATGAAAGAACAAGATTTAATGTGCATTAAGCTTCATGGTGTGAGCAAAGTCGGTTTAAGGaaaattattgatttcatttatacTGCAAAGCTTTCTCTTAATATGGACAACCTTCAAGACACACTGGAAGCTGCCAGTTTTCTACAGATTCTACCGGTTTTGGACTTCTGCAAAGTGTTTCTCATATCTGGG GTCACTTTAGACAACTGTGTCGAAGTTGGGCGGATTGCCAACACCTACAATCTGACAGAAGTGGATAAATATGTTAACAGTTTCGTCTTGAAGAATTTTCCTGCGTTGCTCAGCACCGGGGAGTTCTTGAAACTCCCTTTTGAACGTCTTGCCTTCGTGCTTTCCAGTAATAGCCTTAAACATTGCACTGAACTTGAGCTCTTTAAGGCTACCTGTCGCTGGCTACGCCTAGAAGAGCCTCGGATGGACTTTGCTGCCAAGTTAATGAAGAACATACGATTTCCACTGATGACACCGCAGGAGCTCATTAATTACGTGCAAACCGTGGATTTCATGAGAACTGACAATACTTGTGTGAATCTCCTTTTGGAAGCCAGCAATTACCAAATGATGCCATATATGCAGCCAGTTATGCAGTCAGACAGGACTGCCATTCGGTCTGACACCACTCACTTGGTTACACTAGGAGGAGTGCTGAGGCAGCAGCTAGTTGTCAGCAAGGAATTGCGCATGTATGATGAAAAGGCCCACGAGTGGAAATCGTTAGCCCCCATGGATGCCCCAAGGTACCAGCATGGCATTGCCGTCATTGGAAATTTCCTCTATGTCGTTGGTGGACAGAGTAATTatgacacaaaaggaaaaacgGCAGTCGATACTGTCTTCAGATTTGATCCTCGATATAATAAATGGATGCAAGTTGCATCTTTGAATGAAAAGCGCACCTTCTTCCACCTAAGTGCCCTCAAAGGATATCTGTATGCAGTCGGTGGGCGAAACGCAGCTGGTGAACTGC cTACAGTAGAATGTTACAATCCAAGAACAAATGAGTGGACCTATGTTGCCAAAATGAGTGAGCCCCATTATGGCCATGCTGGAACAGTGTATGGAGGAGTAATGTATATTTCAG gaGGAATTACTCATGACACTTTCCAAAAGGAGCTCATGTGCTTTGACCCTGATACTGACAAATGGATCCAGAAGGCGCCGATGACCACCGTCAGAGGTCTGCATTGCATGTGTACAGTGGGAGAAAGGCTCTATGTCATTGGTGGCAACCACTTCAGAGGAACGAGTGATTATGATGATGTCCTAAGCTGTGAATACTACTCACCTATCCTTGACCAGTGGACCCCAATTGCTGCCATGTTAAGAGGGCAGAGTGATGTTGGGGTCGctgtctttgaaaataaaatctacgTGGTTGGTGGGTATTCCTGGAATAATCGTTGTATGGTAGAGATAGTGCAGAAATATGATCCAGATAAAGATGAATGGCATAAGGTTTTTGATCTCCCAGAGTCCCTTGGCGGCATCCGAGCTTGTACACTCACGGTTTTTCCACCTGAAGAAACCACACCATCACCTTCTAGAGAGTCCCCTCTTTCTGCACCTTAA